GAACGTCATAGTCCTTCGCTAGTCGATCATAAACCGGTTGCTCTAGCCGTCGATAGGCGAGTATTTTCTTTTTCATGTATATTCCTCCTTCACTGCTACTTCCTGCCAGTATATATGAATGAGAGCTGACATATCGACTGCTCTCTGATTTTTTGATGAAATTTCTTTTGATTAAAATCTTGCACTTGAGACAAACATGAGTATTTTAAAAGGATATCAGAACCCGACACTATTCTAAATTATAATCGAAGCTGTTAATGGAATTTGTAATTTCATAGGGATTTAGTAACTAAAATCTATAACAAAAATCTTTTCAAATAAACTCCTTTTCATTTGATAGACTTCACTAAAGACACTATTTTACAATATCTAATTGCAATGTTATATTATACTAAATATTACAAATGAAAATTTTATGATTATAAAGTAAAATAGGAGGAACACAGTCATGCTAACATTTAGGAAAATCCCTGCGAATAATCCAATATTCATTCAAACTCGTGAAAAACATCGAGAATCTCTCATGCTTTTTCACGAATATGCAGAATATTTATCTTTACTTTCCGATAGAATGAATAAATCCACTAGTGGAAAAGCAACTTCTTATGTAAATTACCTAGTGCGTCTAATCATTCTTTTTGAAGACAATTTTCCTACAGCCATTCATAGCCTCCTATCGTTCGATACACTAAGAAAACTTGAAGTTGTAGTCACTGATGATCAATTCAAACAATACAACACTGCGGAAAGTAATTTCCCGAACGCTGCTTTCAAATGTTATTTGTCATTTACCAATCATTATACGGTCTCACTCGATGACATAGGAGATATTTATACTGTTGAAAACTCTATACATACCGATGATGGTTATTCCATCTCTGAACACCCTGTGCTAAGAGAAAATCAAGTAGAGTACAGAAACTTCTCTAATTATCCGAGAAGCATCGCAGAAAGCTTGGAAGCGAAAAAACGTAGTGACTGGAAATGCGAAGCCGACACCAACCATCAAACATTTATTAGCCAAGTTAATAAAGAATTCTACGTTGAAGCACATCATCTTGTTCCTATGGCAGCTCAGAGTCAGTTTCAATATACTTTGGACTTTGCGGACAATATTGTCTGTCTCTGTCCAAATTGTCACCGGAAAATCCACCACGCGATTGATCGGGAGAAGAGAGAATTAGTCGGAACGCTGTATGAAAGACGGGAAGATCGTTTACAAAGACGTGGTATTG
This window of the Sporosarcina ureae genome carries:
- a CDS encoding HNH endonuclease, translated to MLTFRKIPANNPIFIQTREKHRESLMLFHEYAEYLSLLSDRMNKSTSGKATSYVNYLVRLIILFEDNFPTAIHSLLSFDTLRKLEVVVTDDQFKQYNTAESNFPNAAFKCYLSFTNHYTVSLDDIGDIYTVENSIHTDDGYSISEHPVLRENQVEYRNFSNYPRSIAESLEAKKRSDWKCEADTNHQTFISQVNKEFYVEAHHLVPMAAQSQFQYTLDFADNIVCLCPNCHRKIHHAIDREKRELVGTLYERREDRLQRRGIEVEFRQLLRYYGVI